The window CCAAAGAAGCCCTCCCTATTTTCCCTATTTAGGAAATAACCCTTCCCCGTATAGatttaattctaaataaacccctgcccATCTTCAGAGTAGCCCGgatattttctaaaattccaATCAAGCCCTCGCcatctcaaaaataattacaaagaagcccTTGAACCCCCGTTTAACCCCTAACCACTCCTTCGACTCattatttcatgcgccaaaaatcctctgtttgccccgaaactttaccacgccatttctaacataatttcggccatgccattagagaaccacccaaaaatattacacccatctccatatcttaatttcttccgattcgagctcaacgataaaacccttatttctttttatttattatgtgtttgtttgtgtgtgccgtagatcacggtgtgaacgagggagaacccgtcgacgagtagTACCGCGAGCAAGGGTCCGAGGACCAGTACCgcaaccccgaacccgaaggacagtacctcgatcaggacttcccggaaggctttgcgaacagcaagttcaatctcatcctttgatgcatattttgtcccaattttataaacacaacctactggcctgttttataaaactgcatatgcttttactgctaaaacatggttggatagccaccccttgatttgttataaccattccttgaccacctagattgatGTCTACATATGATTCGTTCTGTGTGGATGTTAGTCACTGCTAGAATTGCTCAGGGCCTTATATTCGTTCTACTACACATCAAACGTGATtatttataaaagaaaatgtgtgagtgtgtgggaagggaaaaaggtggatttgttgaaaataaatgaaagacGTGTCTcgatgagatggatggcatttctgtgtgaattgccagaaggtgtgcttgtacctgtgtggttgagcaaggttgggagatatccatcttgtcaccattaaggaccgagttgatgtgtcatctcacctaactcaacTTATCGtacaaccactcgaccgttgtgtgtggcaacggcttagcataaatcccactagttagtctgttAGTCATTAGGAGAGCTGGTGAGcagcgggtgatcaaggagatgGGATAAGATCTTTGTGAATTATACCCCGGTTGGGCCTCGTTggtaggtcaatgaccccttggtggatcccgtgttaactactcaggtctagctaaggtgagtAATGGCTTcgatgggatctgcaccgacactaaggtgatcgtgctgtggtaccccgcctgtgggtaaagtgtacacctctgcagagttaaaaactattcgaatagccgtgctcatggtatTAAGCGGGTTACGGTTTGgccacataactagtgtttcttctgggaatggttgGGATGGCGtgtgttgttttggaaaagtgtccggcagctgtgccgtgtgctacggcggatgaagagtctggtagcaatttaaaacttaGATCTTGTGTGGATTAACCCTACGTGTCAAGataattgctttgaaaatcctattctttcaaataaacacgtgcataaaaattagctttacAGCAAATTAACcgatagccttatccttgattaatCATGTGCATATGCTCTGTTTATACCCCATCCGTGGGTGAGGTtgaacttgctgagtatgtttgtactcaccccgatATATGTTGTTGcttcagaggaagatccggacttcatggttgaagacgtcgagtagaggttgcgtccgcacccaagtctgcctgtggtgttggccctgttcaggatgctttcgctggcgcgatactctgagcccgagctggatcccatgtgggtcgtgctttggtgtatcaccgtagcctTTTTACTTCTTTTTATTGTCTGTCTCGAGTGTCCACCTCCTCGGAggattgtacggtgatgtaccatctgatgtaataaatgtgtatcagcctcctgggactgatatttgtatcacattaaagtctgaggggacgcttcactacCCCCGGAGGGTTAGCTCGTCTCACGACCTGGGCAATATGCCGAGCCAGAGGGTTATTTCGCCAGGCCCCCCTACAGCCGCTGATGGTGTCTCGTCACCCGTAAACATTCTACTCAACCTAGCGCCTCGTACCCACCCATTCGAATCGCCGTTGGATTGGATTTTCGAATCTTGACGCACCACAGATTAGGGTTAGCTAATTGCTCTATTACAGTTAGAGCGGggatggcggtggcgggtgTCGAAGCAACGGCCGGAGCCACCGCTCACAGGCGGAGGTCGAGGCGGCGGTGAGCGGAGCCACCGCTCGTGGCAGGGGGTTGAGGTGGCGGCGGGCGTCGATGAGCGGAGGTGTCCGCGGCTGCGGAGCGGGAGCGGCCGCGTCTTCCCCAACTCCAGCGGCCGCATCACTAGTACAGAACCTCTTTTCTATGGCAAACAGTTTTCGTCATGGATAACACCGTTTTCATCACAGAAAGTGTTTTGTGACGAATTAATGACGAATTTGAAATCGTCATTGTGGGAGCGTCACATTTgatttttcgtgacgaatcgACCAAATTCGTCATAGAACTGTTTTTTCCAGTGACGGACAGGTTATTCGTCATGGAACTGCTTTCGTTCTATGACTAATGCAAAGCGTCATTAATTTCGTCATGGAAGACGCTGCCACGTGGCACACGCCACGCTGACGGCCTGACGTGGCAAGCTGCCACGTGGCACCGCCACGCTGGCAGCTGACGTAACGAGCTGCCATGCTGGCAGAGCCACGTGTCGCCTTCCCGAGATGCCACGTGTCTGCTTCCAGCGGCACCACATGTCGTCTTCTGGTCGTGCCACGAATCGTGTTCCGGTGGTGCCATGTGTCTACTCCAGGTCGAGCCACGTGTTCTATTCTGGTCTAGCCACTTGTCCTGTTCTTTTTGCACCACGTGTTGTATTCTGGTCGTGCCACGTGTCGCTTTCTGTTCGCTCCACGTGGTAGCTTCTGGTTGCTCCACGTGGACGCTTCCTGTTGCGACACGCACCACACAGAGGCAATTCATAAAGATGTACAAAATAACAGACACCAAAATATAGCACAGAATAACAGCTGATCATGTCTGGTTCATCACAGACACTATTCATCATAGAGTTCAAACACTATTCATCACAGAGTTCACACAGGCATCAAAGTGTTTAACCAGCACCAAGTGCTTCACCCAGAACCCACCGAACGTGACCCAGCACCCACCAGACACAAGTTCACCATACACCCATCACCAGAGAAGTTCACCAGACAAAATCCAACCCACCAGACTGCAGCTCATCAAACTGAAGGACCACTATTGGCACCACTGTTGATCATAAAAAACCGGCGCATCAGCGCATTGGTTTCCTCCGTCGCCTTCTTGTTCTCTTCCACTTGCCGCTTGTATTCTTCCAACTCTCTTCGGGTCTTCTCAAGCGCTTCGTCCGTGCTCTGAGATTTTTGCTTCAGCACAATCACTTCCTCTTGGAGAAGTGCAGAACCTTGTCTTTCAGCTGATAGTTGTGCCTCGAGCGCCCTTTCTTTGGCTGTGGGTGCTTTTGTCGGCCTTATGGGCTGCACACCAATGTTCTTCAGGAAGATGTTGCTGCTATTCTTGGGGAGCACCTTGGAGACGACCTCTGCACTTGAGACTACTGCATTGCCTTCGGCAGGAGGCATGGCCTTAAGGGCTTCCATGTCAGCCTGACATAATCCAAAACCAAATGTCAATTAGCTGGCTGCTATTCAATGCAGGAACGAATAGTTAAAATGCACCAATGCCAACAAATCATAAGTAATGTAGCAGCAGGAGCAATGGCATACAGAACTGAGGGAAATACTAACACCAAATCAGATTATGCTACAACCATAAAATAGTCCATTTGCCTAGCAAACGACTGTGCTAGCCTAAAAAGACTCACAGATTTACCAAATGCAGCACTATGAGATATTTCTCCCCTGTGTTCTTGCAAACAGTCAGAAAATGCAATCTACAAGCATGGCAGAGCCTCAACTACACTGGCCTGCTGCAAATTTATGTGTTAACAGTGGAAGATGAAGAATTCATGCCTACTAACAGCATAAGCCAAGTTGCCTTATTAGTATATAGTCATATTGTACTTACTACTACTTCTTTTGCAGTTTCACTCAGTCCTTTCTTGCGGCTGGTATGGCATTCTTTGAAGACCTCCACTACATCAAGTTCTTCATCAGAGGCATCTTCTTGGTCCCCATCAGCGGGGTCTTCAAGTTCTCCAATACTTCTTGATTTGCACGTGCTGCAGCCATTTTCTTTTGTGTCTGTTCGGCATGGAATGCACGGAGTAGTTAAAATGAGTAGCACAGAGGTAGTGGAGTTAAGAAGTAACATAGCACCAGCAGTAGCAAGTGACACAAGAACGAAATAGTAGCAGCAGTAAcatagcagcagcaacaacatgtaacatagcagcagcagcaacatgtGTGACACACGAAAGAAAATGAAGCAGTAATAACataacagcagcagcaacatctAACATAGCAGCAGCAGTAAAAAAAGTGACCCTCCTCATACATATTCATGCAGTTGTGCAACATAGCAGCGAGAACCCGTTGTCTGGTGGAACTTGACTTCGCCACGGTTTTGCGTGTTCTTCTCTGCTGTTTGCTACAACATGTCACATATGAAAGAATAAATTTATAATTCATCCAACATAGCTGCAAGAACATGTACATGAGAACTAAAGAATTGCACTAAGATAACATACCAAGTTTTTGGGATTCATCCACTTTTCAACCAGTTTGTTCCACATTTCATCAGTCATGTAGGAGACAGGTGATGTTCTTCTGATCTGATCAATTGGAATCCCAGTGAAGTATTTTTTCTTCAGCCTGTAGCGCTTCTGTCTTATAGCAGATTGGAACACACTGTAGCAAGCCTCCTCAATCGCCTTTTCTCTGGTGTCCACACGCAGCCTTAACTGAAACATTTTGAGAGAGATCTGTCATTAGCAGCAAAAGATGAACATTGTTATAGTCAAATGCAACATGTACTGAGTATAAAGGAACTTACTCCTAGTTTTCCTATGAAGTTATCAAAAATGGGTTTACTCTCCTTTTCCTTGTAATGTTTCCAATGGGTGAAGACAGGAACATGATCTCTAACAACGACACCAGCTTCGGAAGCAAATTTCGCCGCTTGAACCGGGTCATGGGGTCTTTTGAATCCATCTGCAACAGTTATAGGCAACTTGCTCTTCATTGATCGTGTCATCTTGTCAAGCAATATCCCTTTTGTTCGTGTCCTAGCCTTTCTTGGGGCAGGCTCTACAAAAGACCAACCAATTGAGAATGTTAGTACTAATAAAATGACAAGATGTAAcatagcagcagcaacaacatgtGACACATAAATGATAAACAACAGTAGTTAACACAGATTTTGTAATGCACAAGTTAATACAACACCTGCTAATCATATGTATCAACAATGTAATCATGATCTTGTAACACAGATCTTAATTTGATTTAATTCAACATAGCAGTAGTAGTATCATTTTGGAGGTACAGATACAGATTAGCTTAAAGTGAACTTTCACAGAAATTCAGATCTCACAGAGAATTAATTGTTGCACAGATACAGTTATCTAATCAAACATCTAATGCAACTAGTCTATGCCCAGGACGTAAACCATCTACATTATTATCTCCATTTCCCTTCCACAAACATCATCATTCACAAAAAAGAGCCATCAGCAACATGTAACATGTAAtatagcagcagcaacaacaaaagAGGTAGCAGCAGTAACATAGCAGCATCAACAACATGTGACATAGCAGCAACAGTAAAAAAGAGGCAGTGTTATCAAATGCCACTTGCCTTCAGCTCCTGCTTGTGTCGTTTCTTCAGGGTGcacctcttcttctccctcagCCTGCTCTCCTTCACCACCAAAACCATCATTCTCATAAGCCCCATGGTAGGACCAGTCAACACCGTGATCTTCTGACATTGGAGTTAACCCTTGCTGATCTTCATCACTTGGTTGTGTTGGCTGTTGGCGCCCTTGCTGATCTTCATGACTTGGTTGAGTTGGCTGTTGCCTTGTGGAGGAGGACCTTGTTGCCACACCTGGAGGCCTCTCATTGGAAGGACTTGGCCTGATTCTCTTACCCTGGGTTCCTCCTTGAACAGCTACATCTTCAGCTTCAGCAGGTCTCTCATCTGGAGGTTGAGACCTCACTCGCTTACTCTTTCTTGCACCTCTAGGTGGCATTTCTACAGTTCCTTTTCGGCGCCTTGCACTGATTTTCTTTCGAAAACGTTTAGGAGGCTATAGTAGGGGAGAAAAAGATCTTGTTAGCACATGAATGAATTAGAAAAACAAGTCAAATAATGAACTGCTGCCAGAAGTAAGAAATGCAAGTGTTCATCACATCCCCAGGTACCTCAATAATCATTAGAGGAACAGGCTCGTCGACTAGCTCCTCGTCTAATGACGTATCATCATCGGTGTCTCCCTGAACCTGCTCCGCAGTTTCAGGGAGATAATCCGAATCATATGTATCTCCAGGACGACTACCCTGTTCCCCTTCCCTTATTCCCGTTGAACTTGCAGATGCATTTGCAAATGAATTTACAGTTGCTGAAAATTTGTTGAGGCCAAGTGCTTCAAATCTTGCATTATTCTCTGCTATGTTCTTGTCCCGCTGCCTCTCgtaatcagtttttgcagtttcTTACATGCGTAAACACATAATACGACAGGTGAGGATGTTGCATTCATAGAAATTCTAATTATTCATAACATATTGACTACCTCAATTCTAATTGCCTAATGCTGGTTGGTGACACAAACCAAGTATGGTTCTAAATCCTTAACAACAATGTATATCAAGAATCATATATTCTACACAGCACCTGGTGTAAGGCAGGAAGCATACAATGAAAAAATAGCACCTGGTGTGATCTGAGCAATACACATGAACTGTAATCAATTTAACACATGTATAATGATTTAACACAGCAGTAGATAATCATATCTAAACACAGCAGTAGATAATCATATATAAACACAACAGTAGATAATCATATATAAACACAGCAGTAGATCTGGTAATGAAGAAGTTAACCTACCACCTGCTAATTATATCTAGATTAATTTGATTCATTTCATCACggcagtagtagtataatttcgGAGGTACAGATACAGAAACATCCTTCACAAATCCGAACCCTAATCCTGAAACATCATTCACGAATTGGTCCAAATCCTAATCCCGCTCGAGATCCAAATCCTAATCCAACTAATTCTCGTCCAGCTCGAGCTCCGAACCCTAATCCAACTCGAGCTCCAAACCCTAAGAACTGGAACCATCTTCGAGGGTGTAGGTATTTGGCTTACCTGCTACTGCACCGCGTCTAGTCTTTACCATACTTCGTCGAAGAGCTAACGGGATccggtcggcgtcggcgtcggcgtagTAGATCCGCAAGGTTCCGGTGGCGAGGTGAGGTAGCAGACCAGGTCGGCGAAGGCGAGGAAGCAGAGCCGCTTCCGGTGGCGAGGTGAGGTAGCAGACCAGGTCGGCTACGGCAATGAAGCAGAGCCGCTTCCGGTGGGCGTCgtgtgtcgtcgtcgtcgaggtgCGGACCGGCCGGGGCGTCGCGCGTCGGCAAGGTGCGGACCCGGCCGGCGCGTCGGGCGTCGTCGAGTGCGGATCCGGCCGGCGCGgtggtgtaagcatctaggccctcaaggtatgtttcggtgattaatgacaaccattattgtgactaatgagtttgtgcagcttaatagatcattatcgctcatttggtcatatgtcaaaagaggcccctaaatttcggttattctaaaaggcgatctcggttttcaacttatatatgtcaaggctaaggatctttctagtcctaagtgtcacaaggttgagaaggacacttaggttagtataggttttatagttttgtagtgatcgcactattaagaggggttaaggctaagtaacttgagcatggacacgatcatttgaaaatggatgcacactatggtcactcaggtttctagaagttcaaataagtggttctcaaactatatctcaagaatatttggatttcattcaagactcaaatcagaaaagacaaaatcagaaaaagtctatacaccggtttaaccga is drawn from Panicum virgatum strain AP13 chromosome 1N, P.virgatum_v5, whole genome shotgun sequence and contains these coding sequences:
- the LOC120654176 gene encoding uncharacterized protein LOC120654176, whose product is MEALKAMPPAEGNAVVSSAEVVSKVLPKNSSNIFLKNIGVQPIRPTKAPTAKERALEAQLSAERQGSALLQEEVIVLKQKSQSTDEALEKTRRELEEYKRQVEENKKATEETNALMRRFFMINSGANSGPSV